Proteins from a single region of candidate division WOR-3 bacterium:
- a CDS encoding RHS domain-containing protein, whose translation YSVWNFEFGICFGFRNSYFGFYYTAGADTMWYHCDALGSPRKMTKKSVNVVWTDAYQPFGEMLAGSGNVHGFTPLERISLLTG comes from the coding sequence TATTCAGTTTGGAATTTTGAATTTGGAATTTGTTTCGGATTTCGAAATTCGTATTTCGGATTTTACTATACTGCTGGTGCGGATACAATGTGGTATCATTGTGATGCATTGGGTTCGCCGAGAAAGATGACGAAGAAATCTGTAAATGTGGTCTGGACCGATGCCTATCAACCCTTTGGTGAGATGCTGGCAGGGAGTGGCAATGTCCATGGATTTACCCCGTTAGAAAGAATATCGCTTCTAACGGGTTAG